A genomic stretch from Mycobacterium cookii includes:
- a CDS encoding dihydroorotate dehydrogenase-like protein, whose translation MDLSTRYMGLILRNPLVAAASPLSQTVDGIRRLDDAGVGAVVLYSLFEEQLRREAEQNSRLANAGAEGFAEALSYFPQAADEDHGPRRYLSLLERAAGTVSVPVIGSLNGSTPGSWARYARSMQDCGAAAIELNIYYLPGDPHVQGRDVEQRHLDILARVKDAVTVPVAVKLSPYFSATGEMARRLDEAGADALVLFNRFLQPDIDPETLTVVRAVSLSTPAEIRLPLTWIALLRGRVGASLAATTGVESATELIKYLLAGADVVMTASALLRHGPEHAAVLLDGLRDWMRRKGYTTVEELRGLVAVSLDADESSRERWDYVSALQQANSTGSPIL comes from the coding sequence CATGGGCTTGATATTGCGTAATCCCTTGGTGGCGGCGGCATCTCCGCTGTCGCAGACCGTGGACGGCATCCGGCGCCTCGACGACGCCGGTGTCGGTGCGGTCGTGCTCTACTCGCTGTTCGAAGAGCAACTGCGCCGCGAGGCCGAGCAGAACTCACGTCTTGCCAATGCAGGCGCAGAAGGCTTCGCCGAAGCGCTGAGCTACTTCCCGCAGGCCGCTGACGAGGACCACGGTCCGCGCCGCTACCTGAGCCTGCTCGAACGCGCGGCCGGCACGGTCTCGGTTCCGGTGATCGGCAGCCTCAACGGCAGCACGCCCGGCAGTTGGGCCCGGTACGCCCGGTCAATGCAGGATTGTGGTGCGGCCGCAATCGAATTGAACATCTACTACCTGCCCGGCGATCCGCACGTCCAGGGCCGCGATGTCGAGCAGCGTCACCTCGACATCTTGGCGCGGGTCAAGGACGCGGTGACCGTCCCGGTGGCGGTGAAGCTCAGCCCGTACTTCAGCGCGACCGGGGAAATGGCACGGCGCCTGGACGAGGCCGGTGCGGACGCGCTCGTTCTGTTCAATCGATTCCTGCAGCCCGACATCGACCCCGAGACTCTCACCGTGGTGCGCGCGGTGTCATTGTCGACTCCGGCAGAGATTCGATTGCCGCTGACCTGGATTGCGTTACTGCGTGGACGGGTCGGTGCGTCGCTGGCCGCGACCACCGGCGTCGAGAGCGCCACGGAGCTGATCAAGTACCTGCTCGCCGGTGCGGATGTGGTGATGACCGCGTCGGCACTGCTGCGCCACGGACCGGAACACGCGGCGGTACTGCTCGACGGCTTGCGTGACTGGATGAGGCGCAAGGGATACACCACCGTCGAGGAACTGCGTGGGCTGGTCGCGGTATCCCTTGACGCCGACGAAAGCTCCCGCGAACGCTGGGACTACGTCAGCGCGCTACAACAAGCCAACAGCACCGGCAGCCCGATACTCTGA